In Silene latifolia isolate original U9 population chromosome X, ASM4854445v1, whole genome shotgun sequence, the following proteins share a genomic window:
- the LOC141618882 gene encoding uncharacterized protein LOC141618882: MLRACVLEFGGLWEERLDLIEFSYNNSYHASIGMAPFETLYGRRCRSPVCWDNVTDAMTLRPDLIQQMVEQVHVIRQKMRVAQDRYKSYGDLKRSEIEFAVRDKVLLKVSPMKGVMRFGKRGKLSQKYIGPYEILDRVAAETVEVARYDDN; encoded by the exons atgttgagagccTGTGTCTTGGAGTTTGGAGGTTTATGGGAAGAAAGGttagacttgatagagttttcttataataacagttaTCATGCTAGCATTGGTATGGCACCTTTTGAAACTTTGTATggaaggaggtgtaggagtccagtttgttgggacaaTGTCACTGATGCCATGACACTAAGGCCGGATTTGATCCAGCAGATGGTTGAGCAGGTACATGTAATTAGACAGAAGATGAGAGTTGCACAAGATCGATATAAGAGTTATGGAGATTTGAAGAGAAGTGAGATTGAGTTTGCTGTGAGGGACAAAGTATTGTTGAAAGTGTCACCAATGAAGGGAGTGATGCGTTTTGGCAAGAGAggaaagctgagtcagaagtacaTTGGGCCATATGAGATTTTAGATAGAGTTG CAGCTGAGACAGTTGAGGTGGCTCGttacgacgataattag